In Trichoderma atroviride chromosome 2, complete sequence, one DNA window encodes the following:
- a CDS encoding uncharacterized protein (EggNog:ENOG41) produces the protein MSGRFEPKVPVQLDPPKDDPISLGDLAKADGTNGEKSYVAIKGKVYDVSGNKMYQPGGSYHVFAGKDASRALGMTSVKPEDVRPDWHDLPDKEKGVLEDWITFFSKRYNVVGVVEGATNQ, from the exons ATGTCTGGAAGATTTGAGCCCAAAGTTCCCGTCCAGCTGGACCCTCCAAAGGACGACCCGATATCTCTTGGAGACTTGGCCAAGGCTGACG GCACAAACGGAGAAAAGAGCTATGTTGCAATCAAA GGCAAAGTTTATGATGTGTCCGGCAACAAGATGTACCAGCCCGGAGGCTCATACCATG TCTTCGCCGGCAAAGATGCTTCCAGGGCATTAGGGATGACGTCTGTCAAGCCGGAAGACGTCCGACCAGACTGGCACGATCTTCCTGATAAGGAAAAGGGCGTTCTTGAGGACTGGATaaccttcttctcaaagagaTACAACGTGGTGGGAGTTGTAGAGGGAGCCACCAACCAGTAA
- a CDS encoding uncharacterized protein (EggNog:ENOG41~TransMembrane:1 (i106-129o)), which yields MSVSAIASLRPAGGKCLRHATTGLLSVQVKSPTATVHLRAVVALRPEQRRLQSTTPSPRDNDKTPGKPQITFRQFVGRALGVSLRNLVVALSPQGIRRSYRENPAVTTMNILLLIFTFVFSAVAIRAYINTFYNSQFSRYPEPVANTLRRAIYYTNYKPDPELALRYYKKAMEQCAEVGLDPFSDEVLGIRIQVAFWLEKINSHKAAIDVLESVLGDCRKWVDVMEQSVKDGKVNDQGRYVGEAQQQVAATKPASDGKAKEEEEDEAAPAEPIETLWHKRERLLLKAISTGVKLGELYADEHVLNPDQSHAHLVWAVESSLKEFRRRRTEGPKPGEEKWLSPEELGGSMESLGRDYERRSQFQLAIPLFFQALRLCESPCHRAVIMNNLAAAFAQQPLYAAGTMEPSEGLKELFNDSMPKTRKEFLEAGLNWAQNAYVHAKDVKGDDRTPECDEACAVALCNWGDVAAMLGKTELARKKYNQCIEMSKQMEFPDGVKQAQEGLSKLTAASLTKA from the exons ATGTCAGTATCTGCAATTGCCTCGCTGCGGCCGGCTGGAGGCAAATGCCTTCGCCATGCCACGACGGGGCTGCTCTCGGTGCAGGTCAAATCGCCCACGGCGACCGTCCACCTGCGGGCTGTTGTGGCTCTGCGCCCCGAACAGCGACGACTCCAATCGACGACTCCATCGCCCCGAGATAATGACAAGACGCCTGGGAAGCCTCAGATTACCTTTCGCCAGTTCGTTGGGCGCGCTCTCGGGGTCAGTTTGCGAAACCTCGTGGTGGCGCTGAGCCCTCAAGGCATCCGGCGGTCGTATCGCGAGAACCCGGCCGTGACCACCATGAACATTCTTCT CTTAATATTCACATTCGTCTTCTCTGCGGTAGCGATCCGAGCCTACATCAATACCTTTTACAACTCGCAGTTCAGCAGATACCCGGAGCCTGTCGCAAACACGTTGCGCCGCGCCATCTACTACACCAATTACAAACCCGATCCCGAGCTTGCTCTGAGATACTACAAAAAGGCAATGGAGCAGTGCGCAGAAGTTGGGCTAGACCCCTTCTCCGACGAGGTGCTGGGCATCAGGATACAAGTGGCCTTTTGGCTTGAGAAGATTAACAGCCACAAAGCTGCCATTGACGTGCTCGAGTCAGTTCTCGGAGACTGCAGGAAGTGGGTTGATGTCATGGAACAGTCTGTAAAGGACGGAAAAGTGAACGACCAGGGAAGATATGTTGGCGAGGCTCAACAACAGGTCGCTGCAACGAAACCCGCTTCTGATGGCAAGGctaaagaggaggaggaggacgaagCCGCCCCTGCAGAGCCCATCGAGACTCTGTGGCACAAACGAGAGCGACTACTCTTAAAGGCCATTTCCACAGGCGTCAAGCTGGGTGAATTATACGCAGATGAGCATGTGCTCAATCCCGATCAGTCTCACGCTCATCTCGTCTGGGCAGTTGAATCTTCGCTGAAAGAATTCCGAAGGCGCAGAACCGAGGGTCCCAAACCCGGCGAAGAAAAGTGGCTCAGCCCCGAAGAACTTGGAGGATCAATGGAATCGCTGGGTCGAGACTATGAGCGCCGCTCTCAGTTCCAGCTCGCCATCCCCTTGTTCTTCCAAGCCCTCCGGCTGTGCGAAAGCCCTTGCCACCGAGCAGTCATCATGAACAACCTGGCAGCGGCAtttgctcagcagcctctcTACGCTGCAGGCACAATGGAGCCGTCTGAGGGTCTCAAGGAGCTATTCAACGACTCTATGCCAAAGACGCGCAAGGAATTCCTCGAGGCGGGATTGAACTGGGCACAGAACGCATACGTTCACGCCAAGGATGTCAAGGGCGACGATCGTACTCCCGAGTGCGACGAGGCGTGTGCTGTTGCGCTCTGCAACTGGGGAGACGTGGCAGCCATGCTGGGCAAGACGGAgctggcgaggaagaagtaCAATCAGTGCATTGAGATGAGCAAGCAGATGGAATTTCCCGATGGGGTGAAGCAGGCTCAAGAAGGTCTGTCAAAACTAACGGCTGCATCTTTGACAAAGGCTTGA
- a CDS encoding uncharacterized protein (EggNog:ENOG41~TransMembrane:2 (o66-84i115-134o)), giving the protein MASSNAVSYIHPMYRLFFQKIEPAITLWTGYVNLRNRALSGSLLFNKISSEQDYYLFRDQFVLEQVLSLMVALMAMAAIVMYYADDIRLWRRCQMVLLVWNFACLKGTSDGTVECIYCVELCTVLIIIRLMFLFNVGNRARGWYVENGVLKKM; this is encoded by the coding sequence atggcttcttcaaacGCCGTCTCATACATTCACCCAATGTACAggctcttcttccaaaaaATAGAGCCCGCCATCACACTCTGGACCGGCTACGTCAACCTCCGCAACCGCGCCCTCAGCGGATCTCTGCTCTTCAACAAGATCAGCAGCGAACAAGACTATTACCTCTTTCGAGACCAGTTCGTCCTCGAGCAGGTGCTGAGTCTCATGGTGGCActgatggccatggccgcgaTAGTCATGTATTACGCAGACGACATTCGGCTCTGGCGCAGATGCCAAATGGTGCTTTTGGTGTGGAACTTTGCGTGCTTGAAGGGGACTTCTGATGGGACGGTGGAGTGCATTTACTGCGTGGAGCTGTGTACGGTGTTGATCATTATACGGCTGATGTTTTTGTTTAATGTTGGGAATCGGGCGCGAGGGTGGTATGTCGAGAATGGCGTTTTGAAAAAGATGTAG